Proteins co-encoded in one Campylobacter jejuni genomic window:
- the argB gene encoding acetylglutamate kinase, producing MIMQKYLEKANVLIEALPYIRKFNSKIILIKYGGSAMENEELKHCVMQDIALLKLVGLNPIIVHGGGKDISAMCERLGVKSEFKNGLRVSDKATTEVASMVLNHINKNLVHSLQNLGVKAIGLCGKDGALLECVKKDENLAFVGTIQKVNSKILEELLEKDFLPIIAPIGMDENFNTYNINADDAACAIAKALRAEKLAFLTDTAGLYEDFNDKNSLISKISLEQAKILAPKIEGGMHVKLKSCIDACENGVKKVHILDGRVKHSLLLEFFTDEGIGTLVG from the coding sequence ATGATCATGCAAAAATATTTAGAAAAAGCCAATGTCTTAATCGAAGCTTTGCCTTATATACGCAAATTTAATTCCAAGATTATACTTATAAAATACGGCGGATCAGCTATGGAAAATGAAGAGCTAAAGCATTGCGTGATGCAAGATATAGCTCTTTTAAAACTTGTGGGTTTAAATCCTATCATCGTACATGGTGGGGGAAAAGATATTTCTGCTATGTGTGAAAGATTGGGCGTAAAGAGTGAGTTTAAAAACGGTCTTAGGGTTAGTGATAAAGCCACTACTGAAGTAGCCAGTATGGTTTTAAATCATATCAATAAAAATTTAGTCCATAGTTTGCAAAATTTAGGAGTTAAAGCCATAGGGCTTTGTGGTAAAGATGGCGCGCTTTTAGAATGTGTGAAAAAAGATGAAAATTTAGCTTTTGTTGGCACGATACAAAAGGTAAATTCGAAAATTTTAGAAGAGCTTTTGGAAAAAGATTTTTTACCTATCATTGCTCCTATTGGCATGGATGAGAATTTTAATACTTATAATATCAACGCTGATGACGCAGCTTGTGCGATCGCTAAGGCTTTAAGGGCTGAAAAACTTGCTTTTTTAACTGATACTGCAGGGCTTTATGAGGATTTTAATGATAAAAATTCTTTAATTTCTAAAATCAGCCTTGAACAGGCTAAAATTTTAGCTCCTAAAATAGAAGGTGGTATGCATGTAAAATTAAAATCTTGCATTGATGCTTGTGAAAATGGAGTCAAAAAGGTACATATTTTAGATGGGCGTGTGAAACATTCTTTGTTGCTTGAGTTTTTTACCGATGAAGGTATAGGCACTTTGGTGGGTTAA
- the thrS gene encoding threonine--tRNA ligase: MEKEVIAYLDNETIIDSQSVKNTNLKEIYFDNSKESLEVIRHSCAHLMAQAIKSLYPEAKFFVGPVIEDGFYYDFRVESKIGEEDLVKIEKKMKELAEAKIEILKYEITKNEALAKFQNDDLKQEVLLRIPDGAVSIYKQGEFEDLCRGPHVPNTKFLRFFKLTRVAGAYLGGDEKREMLTRIYGTAFADKESLKEYLTIIEEAKKRDHRKLGTELKLFTFDDEIGGGLPIWLSNGARLRSKLEHMLYKIHRLRGYEPVRGPELLKADAWKISGHYANYKENMYFTQIDEQEYGIKPMNCVGHIKIYQSDVRSYRDLPLKFFEYGVVHRHEKSGVLHGLFRVREFTQDDAHIFCMPSQIKEQVLEILAFVDNLMKLFDFSYEMEISTKPEKAIGDDEIWEIATKALKEALDEQGLKYGIDEGGGAFYGPKIDIKITDALKRKWQCGTIQVDFNLPSRFKLEYTDSDNEKKQPVMLHRAILGSFERFIGILTEHCAGEFPFFIAPTAVGIVPIGEAHIAYAKEIQKELLELNIDSEVYEKNESLSKKIRIAEKQKLPMILVLGDDEVAKRSVALRDRRAKEQKNLSLDEFIKLVKEKMSEVHF; the protein is encoded by the coding sequence ATGGAAAAAGAAGTTATTGCGTATTTGGACAATGAGACAATAATTGACTCTCAAAGTGTGAAAAATACAAATTTAAAAGAAATTTATTTTGATAATTCTAAAGAAAGTTTAGAGGTAATCCGTCATTCTTGTGCGCATTTAATGGCACAGGCGATTAAGAGTTTGTATCCTGAAGCTAAATTTTTCGTTGGTCCTGTTATAGAAGATGGATTTTATTATGATTTTCGTGTGGAAAGTAAGATTGGCGAAGAAGATTTAGTAAAAATTGAAAAAAAGATGAAAGAACTTGCTGAAGCAAAGATTGAAATTTTAAAATATGAAATCACAAAAAACGAAGCTTTGGCTAAATTTCAAAATGATGATTTAAAACAAGAAGTTTTATTGCGTATTCCTGATGGAGCTGTAAGTATTTATAAACAAGGTGAATTTGAAGATTTGTGTCGTGGTCCTCATGTGCCAAATACGAAATTTTTACGCTTTTTTAAACTCACTCGTGTTGCAGGAGCGTATTTGGGTGGCGATGAAAAAAGAGAAATGCTTACTCGAATTTATGGTACCGCTTTTGCAGATAAGGAAAGTTTAAAAGAGTATTTAACCATTATTGAAGAAGCTAAAAAACGTGATCATAGAAAGCTTGGAACAGAGCTTAAGCTTTTTACTTTTGATGATGAGATCGGAGGAGGTCTTCCTATTTGGTTGAGTAACGGTGCAAGACTTAGATCTAAACTTGAACATATGCTTTATAAGATCCATCGTTTACGTGGTTATGAGCCTGTGCGTGGGCCTGAACTTTTAAAAGCAGATGCATGGAAAATCAGTGGGCATTATGCAAACTATAAAGAAAATATGTATTTTACACAAATTGATGAACAAGAATATGGCATTAAGCCTATGAACTGTGTGGGACATATTAAAATTTATCAAAGTGATGTAAGAAGTTATCGTGATTTGCCTTTGAAATTTTTTGAATACGGCGTGGTACATCGTCATGAAAAAAGTGGGGTTTTGCATGGACTTTTTAGAGTGAGAGAATTCACTCAAGATGATGCACATATTTTTTGTATGCCAAGTCAGATTAAAGAGCAGGTTTTAGAAATTTTAGCTTTTGTGGATAATTTGATGAAATTATTTGATTTTAGCTATGAAATGGAAATTTCAACTAAACCTGAAAAAGCCATAGGTGATGATGAAATTTGGGAAATAGCGACTAAGGCTTTAAAAGAAGCTTTAGATGAACAAGGTTTAAAATACGGCATCGATGAAGGTGGCGGGGCTTTTTATGGGCCAAAGATTGATATTAAAATCACCGATGCTTTAAAAAGAAAGTGGCAATGTGGAACCATACAAGTAGATTTTAACCTGCCAAGTCGTTTTAAACTTGAATACACTGATAGTGATAATGAAAAAAAACAACCTGTAATGTTGCATCGTGCGATTTTAGGTTCTTTTGAAAGATTTATAGGAATTTTAACCGAGCATTGTGCGGGTGAGTTTCCATTTTTTATCGCACCAACTGCGGTGGGTATAGTGCCAATAGGCGAAGCACATATTGCTTACGCAAAAGAAATTCAAAAAGAATTATTAGAGCTTAATATCGATAGCGAGGTGTATGAAAAAAATGAGAGCTTAAGTAAAAAAATTCGTATCGCTGAAAAGCAAAAATTACCTATGATTTTAGTTTTAGGCGATGATGAGGTGGCAAAGCGTAGCGTTGCTTTAAGAGATAGAAGAGCTAAAGAACAAAAAAATCTTAGCTTGGACGAATTTATTAAATTAGTTAAGGAGAAAATGAGTGAGGTACACTTTTGA
- a CDS encoding GNAT family N-acetyltransferase, with protein sequence MLIRAMQKSDYEAVYKLWCEIKGFGIRSIDDSKENIENFLDRNPNLSVVAVIDEEIVGSILCGHDGRTGGFYHVCVHKDHRKKGIAHEMTKFCLEALKAQKINKIALIAFKNNDLGNEFWKHYGFTLREDANYYDLSLNEYNQTSFNA encoded by the coding sequence ATGTTAATACGAGCTATGCAAAAAAGCGATTATGAAGCCGTTTATAAGCTTTGGTGTGAGATAAAAGGCTTTGGGATAAGAAGCATTGATGATAGCAAAGAAAATATAGAAAATTTTTTAGATAGAAACCCAAATCTTAGCGTTGTAGCAGTGATTGATGAAGAAATTGTAGGAAGCATACTTTGCGGGCATGATGGACGCACAGGGGGATTTTATCATGTATGTGTGCATAAAGATCATAGAAAAAAGGGTATAGCACACGAGATGACTAAATTTTGTCTTGAGGCTTTAAAAGCTCAAAAGATTAATAAAATCGCCTTAATCGCTTTTAAAAACAATGATTTAGGCAATGAGTTTTGGAAACATTATGGTTTTACTTTAAGAGAGGATGCGAATTATTACGATCTTTCTTTAAATGAGTATAATCAAACCAGCTTTAATGCTTAA
- the pcm gene encoding protein-L-isoaspartate(D-aspartate) O-methyltransferase: MNAFEQKRCQNMAEEIAQKVFINEELFNAFCQIPREIFSPLKAHAYRLDALPLANSQWISSPLTVAKMTMALDFKNADSILEIGCGSGYQAAILSKVIRRVFTIERIENLAKKAAQTFRELELFNINVKFDDGQNGWKNYAPYDRILFSAYATQIPEILLDQLSDDGILVAPILHNGKQFITRLRKNGTNLQKEILEECLFVPIVDGKE; encoded by the coding sequence ATGAACGCATTTGAACAAAAAAGATGTCAAAATATGGCTGAAGAAATTGCACAAAAAGTTTTTATCAATGAAGAACTTTTTAATGCTTTTTGTCAAATTCCGCGTGAAATTTTTTCTCCTTTAAAAGCCCATGCTTATCGCCTTGATGCTTTGCCTTTGGCAAATTCTCAATGGATTAGTTCACCTTTAACTGTAGCTAAAATGACTATGGCCTTAGATTTTAAAAATGCTGATAGTATTTTAGAGATAGGTTGTGGAAGTGGCTATCAAGCTGCGATTTTAAGCAAAGTCATAAGGCGTGTTTTTACCATAGAACGCATAGAAAATTTAGCCAAAAAAGCCGCTCAAACTTTCAGAGAATTAGAACTTTTTAATATCAATGTAAAATTTGATGATGGGCAAAATGGCTGGAAAAATTATGCTCCTTATGATAGGATTTTATTTTCTGCTTATGCGACACAAATTCCTGAAATTTTACTCGATCAATTAAGCGATGACGGGATTTTAGTCGCTCCTATTTTACACAATGGCAAACAATTCATCACACGCCTTAGAAAAAATGGCACAAATTTACAAAAAGAAATTTTAGAAGAATGTTTATTTGTGCCTATAGTAGATGGAAAAGAATAA
- a CDS encoding DNA adenine methylase, with amino-acid sequence MKENPSFLKEQIITYLGNKRALLSFLNKGFKVAKKELGKDKFSFCDIFSGSGVVSRFAKAHSNYILANDLEDYSKLINECYLANKDKDLLQNIKKYYKNLIQNLDFQKGFISELYAPKDDDDIKKNERVFYTFKNALYLDTIRQKIENEIPKELRHFFIAPLIYEASVHSNTSGVFKGFYKGKDGIGKFGGEGQNALKRIKGEIELKMPIFSNFSCEFEVMQKDANMLAKELDFFDVVYLDPPYNQHPYSSNYFMLNLIANYKKPEEISKISGIPKDWNRSTFNKSKFAQDALFELINDLKARVILLSYNCEGFVKKEIFLKRLSTLGKCRILEQKYNTFRASRNLKNRNIHLHEQLYILVKN; translated from the coding sequence TTGAAAGAAAATCCTTCTTTTTTAAAAGAGCAAATTATAACTTATCTTGGAAATAAAAGAGCGCTTTTAAGTTTTTTAAATAAGGGCTTTAAGGTAGCTAAAAAAGAACTTGGTAAAGATAAATTTAGTTTTTGTGATATATTTAGTGGCTCAGGTGTTGTAAGTCGTTTTGCAAAAGCGCACTCAAATTATATTTTAGCCAATGATTTAGAGGATTATTCAAAACTCATCAATGAGTGTTATCTTGCTAATAAAGACAAAGATTTACTTCAAAATATAAAAAAGTATTATAAAAATTTAATCCAAAATTTAGATTTTCAAAAAGGTTTTATCAGTGAGCTTTATGCTCCAAAAGATGATGATGATATTAAAAAAAATGAAAGGGTTTTTTATACTTTTAAAAATGCTTTATATCTTGATACTATAAGGCAAAAAATCGAAAATGAAATTCCAAAAGAATTGAGGCATTTCTTTATAGCTCCTTTGATTTATGAAGCCAGTGTTCATTCAAATACTAGCGGAGTTTTTAAAGGTTTTTATAAGGGTAAGGATGGCATCGGAAAATTTGGTGGCGAAGGACAAAATGCACTTAAACGCATTAAAGGAGAAATAGAGCTTAAAATGCCTATTTTTTCAAATTTTTCTTGTGAATTTGAAGTGATGCAAAAGGATGCAAACATGCTTGCAAAAGAACTTGATTTTTTTGATGTAGTGTATCTTGACCCCCCTTATAATCAGCACCCTTATAGTTCTAATTATTTTATGCTAAATTTAATTGCAAATTATAAAAAACCTGAAGAAATTTCTAAAATCAGTGGCATTCCAAAGGATTGGAACCGCAGTACTTTTAATAAGTCAAAATTTGCCCAAGATGCTTTATTTGAACTTATTAATGATTTAAAAGCAAGAGTGATTTTACTTTCTTATAATTGTGAAGGTTTTGTAAAAAAAGAAATTTTTTTAAAGCGCTTAAGCACTCTTGGAAAATGCCGGATTTTAGAGCAAAAATATAATACTTTTAGAGCTTCTCGCAATCTTAAAAATCGCAATATCCATCTTCATGAGCAACTTTATATTTTAGTTAAAAATTAG
- a CDS encoding gamma carbonic anhydrase family protein: MLIKFKNHSPKLGQNVFVAEGAKIIGEIEIGDESGIWFNCVLRADFNFIKIGKRTNIQDLSTVHVWHREFDEKGKLKDAGFPTIIGDDVTIGHNCVIHACVIKNRVLVGMNAVIMDNALIEEDSIVGAGSVVTKGKKFPPRSLILGNPAKFVRELNDEEISFLKQSALNYVDFKNEFLKDLQ, encoded by the coding sequence ATGCTTATAAAATTTAAAAATCATAGTCCCAAACTAGGTCAAAATGTTTTTGTTGCAGAGGGTGCTAAAATCATAGGAGAAATAGAAATAGGAGATGAAAGTGGTATTTGGTTTAATTGTGTTTTAAGAGCCGATTTTAATTTTATAAAAATTGGCAAAAGAACCAATATTCAAGATCTTAGCACGGTGCATGTTTGGCATAGGGAATTTGATGAAAAAGGAAAGTTAAAAGACGCTGGTTTTCCTACGATAATAGGAGATGATGTAACCATAGGACATAATTGCGTTATCCATGCTTGTGTGATAAAAAATCGTGTTTTAGTCGGAATGAATGCTGTTATCATGGACAATGCTTTGATAGAAGAAGATAGCATAGTGGGTGCTGGAAGCGTTGTAACAAAGGGTAAAAAATTTCCGCCACGCTCTTTGATACTTGGAAATCCTGCAAAATTTGTGCGTGAATTAAACGATGAAGAAATAAGCTTTCTAAAACAATCCGCTTTAAATTATGTGGATTTTAAAAACGAGTTTTTAAAAGATCTTCAGTGA
- the argD gene encoding aspartate aminotransferase family protein has product MKMDYKEQSHIIPTYKRFDIVLEKGQGVYLFDDKAKKYLDFSSGIGVCALGYNHAKFNAKIKAQVDKLLHTSNLYYNENIAAAAKNLAKASALERVFFTNSGTESIEGAMKTARKYAFNKGIKSGQFIAFKHSFHGRTLGALSLTANEKYQKPFKPLISRVKFAKYNDISSVEKLVNEKTCAIILESVQGEGGINPANKDFYKALRKLCDEKDILLIADEIQCGMGRSGKFFAYEHAQILPDIMTSAKALGCGLSVGAFVINQKVASNSLEAGDHGSTYGGNPLVCAGVNTVFEIFKEEKILENVNKLTPYLEQSLDELIKEFDFCKKRKGLGFMQGLSLDKSVKVFKVIQKCQENALLLISCGENDLRFLPPLILQKEHIDEMSEKLRKALKSF; this is encoded by the coding sequence ATGAAAATGGATTATAAAGAACAAAGTCATATTATCCCTACCTATAAGCGTTTTGATATAGTTTTAGAAAAAGGGCAGGGGGTTTATCTTTTTGACGATAAGGCTAAAAAATATCTTGATTTTTCAAGTGGCATAGGTGTTTGTGCTTTAGGATATAATCATGCTAAATTTAATGCCAAAATCAAAGCGCAAGTGGATAAGCTTTTGCATACTAGCAATTTATATTATAATGAAAATATAGCTGCTGCAGCTAAAAATTTAGCCAAAGCTAGTGCTTTAGAGCGTGTTTTTTTTACAAATTCTGGTACAGAAAGTATAGAAGGAGCGATGAAAACAGCTAGAAAATACGCCTTTAACAAAGGCATTAAGAGTGGACAATTTATCGCTTTTAAGCATTCTTTTCATGGGCGTACTTTAGGGGCTTTATCGCTTACTGCTAATGAAAAATATCAAAAGCCTTTTAAGCCTTTAATTTCACGGGTTAAATTTGCAAAATATAATGATATTTCAAGCGTTGAAAAACTGGTAAATGAAAAAACTTGTGCCATTATCTTAGAAAGCGTGCAAGGAGAAGGTGGGATAAATCCTGCAAATAAAGATTTTTACAAAGCCTTAAGAAAGCTTTGCGATGAAAAAGATATATTATTAATCGCTGATGAAATTCAATGTGGTATGGGTAGAAGTGGAAAATTTTTTGCCTATGAGCACGCACAAATTTTGCCTGATATCATGACTTCAGCGAAGGCCTTGGGTTGTGGGCTTAGTGTGGGTGCTTTTGTAATAAATCAAAAGGTAGCAAGCAATTCTTTAGAAGCGGGCGATCATGGTAGCACTTATGGGGGAAATCCTTTGGTTTGTGCAGGAGTGAATACAGTTTTTGAAATTTTTAAAGAAGAAAAAATTTTAGAAAATGTCAATAAACTCACGCCTTATTTAGAGCAAAGTTTAGATGAGTTGATCAAAGAATTTGATTTTTGTAAAAAACGCAAAGGTTTAGGGTTTATGCAAGGGCTGAGTCTTGATAAAAGTGTAAAAGTATTCAAGGTCATTCAAAAATGCCAAGAAAATGCACTTTTACTGATAAGTTGTGGAGAGAATGATTTGAGATTTTTACCTCCTTTAATTTTGCAAAAAGAACATATTGATGAAATGAGCGAAAAGTTAAGAAAGGCTCTAAAGAGTTTTTAA
- the infC gene encoding translation initiation factor IF-3 has product MSKEKEVLLNEEIRADEIRCVGDDGKVYGIISSDEALEIANRLGLDLVMIAADAKPPVCKIMDYGKFRYQQEKKQKEAKKKQKVIDIKEIKLSVKIAQNDINYKVKHALEFLEQGKHVRFRVFLKGREMATPEAGVALLEKIWTMIENEANRDKEPNFEGRYVNMLVTPKKA; this is encoded by the coding sequence TTGAGTAAAGAAAAAGAAGTATTGCTCAATGAAGAAATAAGAGCGGATGAAATCAGATGTGTTGGCGATGATGGCAAAGTTTATGGTATTATCAGTAGTGATGAAGCTTTAGAAATTGCAAATCGTTTAGGACTTGATCTTGTAATGATAGCTGCAGATGCTAAGCCACCTGTTTGCAAGATCATGGACTATGGTAAATTCCGTTATCAACAAGAGAAAAAACAAAAAGAAGCAAAGAAAAAACAAAAAGTGATTGATATAAAAGAAATCAAACTTTCTGTAAAAATTGCTCAAAATGATATTAATTACAAGGTAAAACATGCTTTAGAATTTTTAGAACAAGGTAAGCATGTGAGATTTCGTGTGTTCTTAAAAGGACGTGAAATGGCAACTCCTGAAGCAGGTGTAGCTTTGCTTGAAAAAATTTGGACTATGATAGAAAATGAAGCTAATCGTGACAAAGAGCCAAATTTTGAAGGTCGTTATGTAAATATGCTTGTAACTCCAAAAAAAGCTTAA
- the argC gene encoding N-acetyl-gamma-glutamyl-phosphate reductase produces MKIKVGILGASGYAGNELVRILLNHLKVEISYLGSSSSTGQNYQDLYPNTPLNLCFENKNLDELELDLLFLATPHEFSAKLLNKNLLKKMKIIDLSADFRLKNPKDYELWYKFTHPNQELLQNAVYGLCELYKEEIKKASLVANPGCYTTCSILSLYPLFKEKIIDFNSVIIDAKSGVSGAGRSAKVENLFCEVNENIKAYNLASHRHTPEIEEHLSYAAKEKITLQFTPHLVPMQRGILISAYANLKEDLQEQDIRDIYTKYYQNNKFIRLLPPQSLPQTRWVKSSNFADINFSIDQRTKRVIVLGAIDNLIKGAAGQAVQNMNLMFDFDEDEGLKFFANL; encoded by the coding sequence ATGAAAATAAAAGTTGGGATTTTAGGAGCGAGTGGTTATGCGGGCAATGAGCTTGTACGCATTTTGCTTAATCATCTCAAAGTTGAAATTTCTTATTTAGGTTCGAGTTCTAGCACGGGACAAAATTATCAAGATCTTTATCCGAATACCCCTTTAAATTTATGTTTTGAAAATAAAAATTTAGATGAACTTGAGCTTGATCTTTTGTTTTTGGCTACTCCGCATGAATTTAGTGCTAAGCTTTTAAATAAGAATTTGTTAAAAAAGATGAAAATCATTGATTTAAGTGCGGATTTTCGTCTTAAAAATCCTAAAGATTACGAGCTTTGGTATAAATTCACTCATCCTAATCAAGAGCTTTTGCAAAATGCAGTTTATGGACTTTGCGAGCTTTATAAAGAAGAGATAAAAAAAGCAAGTTTGGTGGCAAATCCAGGTTGCTATACCACCTGTTCTATCTTAAGTCTTTATCCGCTTTTTAAAGAAAAGATTATTGATTTTAACTCAGTTATTATTGATGCAAAAAGCGGAGTAAGTGGAGCAGGAAGAAGTGCAAAGGTGGAAAATCTTTTTTGTGAAGTTAATGAAAATATCAAAGCTTATAATTTAGCTTCGCACCGCCATACTCCTGAAATTGAAGAGCATTTAAGCTATGCGGCCAAAGAGAAAATCACTCTACAATTTACCCCTCATCTTGTGCCTATGCAAAGAGGAATTTTAATCAGTGCTTATGCAAATTTAAAAGAGGACTTGCAAGAACAAGATATACGCGATATTTATACAAAATACTATCAAAACAATAAATTCATAAGGCTTTTACCGCCGCAGTCGCTTCCGCAGACTCGGTGGGTTAAATCAAGCAATTTTGCGGATATAAATTTTAGTATAGATCAACGTACAAAGCGTGTTATTGTGCTTGGTGCTATTGATAATTTAATCAAAGGTGCAGCAGGACAAGCTGTTCAAAATATGAATTTAATGTTTGATTTTGATGAAGATGAAGGACTTAAATTCTTTGCAAATTTGTAA
- the uppP gene encoding undecaprenyl-diphosphate phosphatase has protein sequence MENLYALILGIIEGLTEFLPVSSTGHMILGTTILGIDIDEFWKSFLIIIQLGSILAVIFVFWRKLFQGLDIWLKLAVGFFPTGVIGLFVAKYLNALFNGWVVVGMLIFGGVVLILIELAHKNKQYRINFLEEISFKQAFCIGIFQSLAMIPGTSRSGASIIGGLLLGFNRKVAAEFSFLLAIPTMIIATAYSIYKELELLSNANSLIPLGIGFITAFVVAVLVIKFFLKFISKFDFIPFGIYRIILGFIFFYLYYSGILNTGSEFKL, from the coding sequence ATGGAAAATTTATATGCTTTAATACTTGGAATTATAGAAGGTCTGACTGAGTTTTTACCTGTTTCTTCAACAGGACATATGATTTTAGGTACGACTATTTTAGGTATTGATATAGATGAGTTTTGGAAAAGTTTTTTGATTATCATCCAGCTTGGTTCTATTTTGGCGGTAATTTTTGTATTTTGGCGTAAATTGTTTCAAGGGCTTGATATTTGGTTAAAACTTGCAGTGGGATTTTTTCCTACTGGAGTTATAGGGCTTTTTGTGGCAAAATACTTAAATGCTTTATTTAATGGTTGGGTTGTGGTTGGAATGCTCATTTTTGGTGGTGTTGTGCTTATTCTTATAGAACTTGCGCACAAAAATAAACAATATCGTATCAATTTCTTAGAAGAAATAAGTTTTAAACAAGCTTTTTGTATAGGTATTTTTCAATCTTTAGCCATGATTCCTGGCACTTCAAGAAGTGGAGCAAGTATTATTGGTGGGCTTTTGTTAGGATTTAATAGAAAAGTGGCTGCTGAATTTAGTTTTTTGCTTGCTATTCCAACGATGATTATTGCTACAGCTTATAGTATTTATAAAGAGCTTGAATTACTGAGTAATGCAAATTCTTTAATTCCTTTAGGCATAGGTTTTATCACTGCTTTTGTTGTTGCGGTTTTAGTTATAAAATTTTTCTTAAAATTTATTTCTAAATTTGACTTTATCCCTTTTGGAATTTATCGCATTATTTTAGGATTTATTTTCTTTTATTTGTATTATAGTGGGATTTTAAATACTGGAAGTGAATTTAAGCTATAA